In Jeotgalibaca arthritidis, a single genomic region encodes these proteins:
- a CDS encoding C40 family peptidase, translating to MKKKLATLILTSSLLSATFVAPYAVSADELTEKIQQQEEKVNELSGRVESAEAVLAEVQAEIAAAENRAVELLAQRVDTNEKIDLLEEEIAQLQVVIDQREDQLKEQARSVQINGSNTNYMNFIFASESLTDLIARVDVVTTMVSANKSLVEQQVQDQQAVENKKVETEEKLNEIISMTYELEELKGQLEVKNIEQESAVAALNAEKASAEEDRLAFIAEKEEADRRAAEEAERQRIAEEAAIAAAEEEALRVEQEAAQTVIAVTNNRETVTAATQTTTNNTTTNTTNNSPAISTPVIEEKVEVIIEEKSAPSLPAPSGDVIGVAYKYLGVPYVYGGKTPSGFDCSGFTAYVFREAYGIEIGGWTGSQQYAGSQISVSQSQAGDLLFWGPKGSPYHVAISLGNGQYIHAPSEGGVVEVNSTRYFTPSFAVRVAR from the coding sequence TTGAAGAAGAAACTTGCCACTTTAATTTTAACGAGTTCGCTGTTATCTGCAACATTTGTAGCGCCATATGCTGTATCTGCTGATGAGTTAACTGAAAAAATTCAACAACAAGAAGAAAAAGTCAATGAACTATCAGGCCGTGTCGAGTCTGCTGAAGCTGTATTAGCTGAGGTACAAGCAGAAATCGCTGCTGCAGAAAACCGTGCTGTTGAATTATTAGCGCAACGTGTTGACACAAATGAAAAAATTGATTTATTAGAAGAAGAAATTGCACAACTACAGGTTGTGATTGATCAACGTGAAGACCAATTGAAAGAACAAGCTCGTTCTGTTCAAATTAATGGGTCTAACACTAACTACATGAATTTTATTTTTGCATCAGAGTCTTTAACAGACTTAATTGCTCGTGTCGACGTTGTAACAACAATGGTTTCAGCTAATAAAAGCTTAGTTGAACAACAAGTTCAAGACCAACAAGCTGTTGAAAACAAAAAAGTTGAGACAGAAGAAAAATTAAACGAGATTATTTCAATGACTTATGAACTTGAAGAATTAAAAGGTCAATTAGAAGTTAAAAATATTGAACAAGAAAGTGCAGTGGCAGCACTTAACGCTGAGAAAGCATCTGCTGAAGAAGATCGTTTAGCGTTTATCGCTGAAAAAGAAGAAGCTGACCGTCGTGCTGCTGAAGAAGCAGAACGTCAACGTATTGCTGAAGAGGCAGCTATTGCTGCAGCAGAAGAAGAAGCACTAAGAGTTGAACAAGAAGCTGCTCAAACAGTTATTGCCGTAACAAATAATCGTGAAACAGTGACTGCAGCAACGCAAACAACAACTAATAACACGACAACTAATACAACAAATAACAGCCCTGCTATTTCAACACCAGTGATTGAAGAAAAAGTAGAAGTTATCATTGAAGAAAAATCAGCACCATCATTACCAGCACCATCTGGTGATGTTATCGGTGTGGCATACAAATACCTAGGTGTACCATATGTATATGGTGGTAAAACACCAAGTGGTTTCGACTGTTCAGGTTTTACGGCTTATGTTTTCCGTGAAGCATACGGTATTGAAATCGGAGGTTGGACTGGCTCACAACAATACGCAGGAAGTCAAATTTCTGTTAGTCAATCACAAGCAGGAGATCTATTGTTCTGGGGACCTAAAGGTAGTCCTTACCACGTAGCAATTTCATTAGGAAATGGTCAATATATCCATGCTCCTTCCGAAGGTGGCGTTGTTGAAGTAAACAGTACACGATACTTTACGCCAAGCTTTGCAGTACGTGTTGCAAGATAA
- the tyrS gene encoding tyrosine--tRNA ligase, protein MEKVNIIDELQWRDAINQQTDEDGLRELLNEKNIGLYCGIDATGSSMHVGHLIPFMLLKRFQLAGHKPVILIGGATGSIGDPSGKSEERTLQSEETVAYNAEKITQQMKKLFRAGETDSEIRLVNNLDWTKQLSLLDFLRDFGKNFNINTMLAKDIVASRLETGISFTEFSYQILQSMDFLHLYRQLDVQLQIGGADQWGNITAGLELIRKKEGAEAKAFGLTIPLMLKADGTKFGKTAGGSVWLDPEQTTPYEFYQFWVNQDDRDVVKYLKFFTFLSQEEISALEESVQTEPHKRQAQKTLAAEMTTFVHGEKALEDALKITDALFTGNVAQLSADEIEQGFKNMPTFESNLTEQELVTWLVDLGIEPSRRQSREDVQNGAISINGEKVTDLDFVMTREHSFDQRFIIVRRGKKKYFLVKLV, encoded by the coding sequence ATGGAAAAGGTTAATATTATTGACGAACTACAGTGGCGGGATGCCATCAACCAACAAACAGACGAAGACGGCTTACGCGAGTTATTAAATGAAAAGAATATTGGACTATACTGCGGGATTGATGCGACTGGTTCAAGTATGCATGTGGGACACTTAATTCCTTTTATGCTGCTGAAACGATTCCAATTAGCTGGTCACAAACCGGTTATTTTAATCGGTGGCGCAACAGGCTCAATTGGTGATCCAAGTGGGAAATCGGAAGAACGTACCCTTCAATCAGAAGAAACGGTTGCTTACAATGCTGAAAAAATTACCCAACAAATGAAAAAGTTATTCCGTGCTGGAGAAACAGATTCTGAAATCCGTCTCGTTAATAACTTGGACTGGACAAAGCAACTTTCTCTACTTGATTTCTTGCGTGACTTTGGTAAAAACTTCAATATTAACACCATGCTTGCAAAGGATATTGTTGCTAGCCGTTTGGAAACGGGAATTTCATTTACTGAGTTCTCATACCAAATTCTACAATCGATGGACTTCTTACATCTATATCGTCAATTAGATGTTCAACTACAAATCGGTGGTGCGGATCAATGGGGAAATATTACAGCTGGTCTCGAACTCATCCGTAAAAAAGAAGGTGCAGAGGCAAAAGCGTTTGGTCTAACCATTCCATTGATGCTAAAAGCAGACGGTACAAAATTTGGTAAAACAGCTGGCGGCTCTGTTTGGTTAGATCCCGAACAAACAACGCCTTACGAATTTTACCAATTCTGGGTTAACCAAGATGACCGCGATGTCGTTAAATACTTAAAATTCTTTACCTTCCTTTCTCAAGAAGAGATTTCAGCTTTAGAAGAAAGTGTTCAAACAGAACCCCATAAACGTCAAGCTCAAAAAACATTGGCTGCTGAAATGACAACCTTTGTTCATGGTGAAAAAGCACTAGAAGATGCTCTAAAAATTACCGATGCTCTCTTTACTGGTAATGTTGCTCAATTATCTGCTGACGAGATTGAACAAGGATTTAAAAATATGCCGACTTTCGAATCAAATTTAACGGAACAAGAGCTAGTGACTTGGCTGGTTGATTTGGGGATTGAACCATCTCGCCGTCAATCACGCGAAGATGTTCAAAATGGCGCTATTTCAATTAATGGTGAAAAAGTGACTGACTTAGATTTTGTGATGACACGTGAGCATTCATTTGATCAACGCTTTATTATTGTGCGCCGTGGTAAGAAAAAATACTTCCTTGTAAAGTTGGTGTAA
- the metG gene encoding methionine--tRNA ligase produces the protein MFKEKETFYITTPIYYPSGQLHIGNTYTTVACDVMARYKRQQGFDVRYLTGTDEHGQKIEKKAEEMGISPKEYVDGMAEDIQNLWKQLEISNDQFIRTTDQHHIEAVQAIFERLIEQGDIYLGEYEGWYSVSDEEYFTETQLAEVYRDENGKVIGGIAPSGHEVELVKEESYFFRMSKYADRLLKYYEEYPEFIQPESRKNEMVNNFIKPGLEDLAVSRTTFSWGVPVKSNPKHVIYVWIDALANYITALGYGSEDTALFEKYWPANIHMVGKEIVRFHTIYWPILLMALDLPLPKQVFGHGWLQMKDGKMSKSKGNVVYPGMLVERYGLDALRYYLMREISFGSDGVFTPEDYINRINYDLANDLGNLLNRTVAMINKYFGGEIPVGTDQNTAFDADLEATAKEVVAKYEDEMDHMQFSLALAEVWRLISRANKYIDETEPWILIKDETRKEELASVMVHLAEVLRMTAILLSPFMTHAPVSIFEQLGLDFQQDGSWDKLTFGQFPQGTTVVKKGQPIFPRLDAEEEVAYLKEQISPTTETEDVASNEWDPNETELVSEKDKQIKYEDFDKVELKVAEVIDCQKVEGADKLLKFRLDAGDKGHRQILSGIAEWYADPAFFIGKKVVIVANLKPRKMRGEVSQGMILSAEKDGQLQVVFAPETAENGSIVA, from the coding sequence GTGTTTAAAGAAAAAGAAACATTTTATATTACAACGCCCATCTATTACCCAAGTGGTCAATTACATATCGGAAATACCTATACAACAGTTGCTTGTGATGTGATGGCACGTTATAAACGTCAACAAGGGTTTGATGTTCGTTATTTAACAGGAACAGATGAGCATGGACAAAAAATTGAGAAAAAAGCTGAAGAGATGGGAATTAGCCCTAAAGAATACGTTGACGGTATGGCTGAAGATATTCAAAACCTTTGGAAGCAACTTGAAATTTCCAACGATCAATTTATCCGGACAACAGATCAACATCATATCGAAGCGGTTCAAGCTATTTTTGAACGCTTAATCGAACAAGGCGATATTTACTTAGGTGAATATGAAGGTTGGTATTCAGTGTCAGACGAAGAATACTTTACAGAAACACAATTAGCAGAAGTATACCGTGATGAAAATGGTAAAGTTATTGGTGGAATTGCACCAAGTGGTCACGAAGTAGAACTTGTTAAAGAAGAATCTTACTTCTTTCGTATGAGCAAATATGCTGATCGTTTGCTAAAATATTATGAAGAGTATCCGGAATTTATTCAACCAGAATCGCGTAAAAATGAAATGGTGAATAACTTTATTAAACCAGGATTGGAAGACTTAGCTGTTTCACGGACAACCTTTTCATGGGGTGTACCAGTGAAAAGTAATCCAAAACACGTTATTTATGTTTGGATTGATGCCTTAGCAAACTATATTACGGCTCTAGGTTACGGTTCAGAAGATACAGCCTTATTTGAAAAATACTGGCCAGCTAATATCCATATGGTTGGGAAAGAAATTGTTCGTTTCCATACGATATATTGGCCAATCCTATTGATGGCATTAGATTTACCACTTCCAAAACAAGTATTTGGTCATGGCTGGCTGCAAATGAAAGACGGAAAAATGTCTAAATCAAAAGGGAACGTCGTTTATCCAGGTATGTTAGTCGAACGTTATGGCTTAGATGCTTTACGTTACTACTTGATGCGTGAAATCAGTTTCGGTAGTGATGGTGTCTTCACACCAGAAGATTACATTAACCGTATTAATTATGATTTAGCTAATGACTTAGGTAACTTGTTAAACCGTACTGTTGCGATGATTAACAAATACTTTGGTGGTGAAATTCCAGTTGGAACTGACCAAAACACTGCTTTCGATGCAGATTTAGAAGCAACAGCGAAAGAGGTCGTTGCTAAGTATGAAGACGAGATGGACCACATGCAATTTAGTTTGGCACTCGCTGAAGTATGGCGTTTGATTTCTCGAGCAAATAAATATATCGATGAAACAGAACCGTGGATCTTAATTAAAGACGAAACGAGAAAAGAAGAATTGGCTAGTGTCATGGTTCATTTGGCCGAAGTGTTGCGTATGACAGCAATCTTACTATCACCATTTATGACTCATGCACCAGTTAGTATCTTCGAGCAATTAGGATTAGACTTCCAACAAGACGGCAGCTGGGACAAATTAACGTTTGGACAATTCCCACAAGGAACAACGGTTGTTAAAAAAGGACAACCAATCTTCCCACGTTTAGATGCGGAAGAAGAAGTAGCTTATTTGAAAGAGCAAATTTCGCCTACAACAGAAACAGAAGACGTTGCTAGCAATGAATGGGATCCCAATGAAACCGAATTGGTTAGCGAAAAAGATAAGCAAATCAAATATGAAGACTTTGATAAAGTTGAATTAAAAGTGGCTGAAGTCATTGATTGCCAAAAAGTAGAAGGCGCAGATAAATTATTGAAATTCCGCCTAGATGCTGGCGATAAGGGACACCGCCAAATTTTATCAGGTATTG